From Plectropomus leopardus isolate mb chromosome 17, YSFRI_Pleo_2.0, whole genome shotgun sequence, a single genomic window includes:
- the kctd13 gene encoding BTB/POZ domain-containing adapter for CUL3-mediated RhoA degradation protein 1, whose product MSAEASVGSHAADPAQSAVSQPACHDTEELKNRGLLGSKYVKLNVGGSLHYTTVQTLSKEDSLLRSICNGGTEVSIDSEGWVVLDRCGRHFGLVLNFLRDGSVPLPEDHRELDEVLKEAQYYRVQGLVQHCLGAMQKQKDVFETVCRIPMITSAKEEQKMIATCRKPVVKLQNNRGNNKYSYTSNSDDNLLKNIELFDKLVLRFNGRVLFVKDVLGDEICCWSFYGEGRKIAEVCCTSIVYATEKKQTKVEFPEARIFEETLNILIYENGRGSGPGGLHLLDSRGSGSSLGAEEEGAAGGDRRVRRIHVRRHIMHDERGHGQQTVYKD is encoded by the exons ATGTCTGCTGAGGCTTCAGTAGGCAGTCATGCTGCTGACCCGGCCCAGTCTGCTGTTTCCCAGCCTGCCTGCCACGACACCGAGGAGCTCAAAAATCGGGGTTTGCTGGGGAGCAAATACGTCAAATTAAATGTGGGTGGCTCGCTGCATTATACAACCGTCCAGACGTTAAGCAAGGAGGACAGTCTGCTGCGGAGCATATGCAATGGAGGAACAGAGGTTTCCATAGACTCTGAAG GTTGGGTAGTTTTGGACAGATGTGGCCGACATTTTGGACTGGTTTTGAACTTCCTGCGAGATGGCTCAGTGCCGCTGCCAGAGGACCACAGAGAGCTGGATGAGGTTCTGAAGGAGGCCCAGTACTATCGGGTCCAGGGACTGGTGCAGCACTGCCTCGGTGCCATGCAG AAACAAAAGGACGTCTTTGAAACGGTGTGTCGCATCCCGATGATCACCTCAGCCAAAGAAGAGCAGAAGATGATTGCTACGTGTAGAAAG CCGGTTGTAAAATTGCAGAACAACCGTGGAAACAACAAATACTCCTACACCAG CAACTCTGACGACAACCTGCTGAAGAACATTGAACTCTTTGACAAGCTCGTGCTGCGATTTAACGGCCGCGTCCTGTTTGTCAAAGACGTTCTCGGGGACGAGATCTGCTGTTGGTCTTTCTATGGCGAAGGTCGCAAGATCGCTGAAGTATGCTGCACTTCCATAGTCTACGCCACAGAGAAGAAGCAGACCAAA GTGGAGTTTCCCGAGGCTCGAATCTTTGAAGAAACCCTCAATATCCTCATTTATGAGAACGGCAGAGGATCTGGTCCGGGAGGCTTACACCTTTTAGACTCAAGAGGTTCGGGTTCGTCGCTGGGAGCCGAGGAAGAAGGTGCTGCGGGAGGCGACAGGCGAGTGAGACGGATCCACGTGAGGAGGCATATAATGCACGATGAAAGAGGGCACGGTCAGCAAACTGTGTACAAGGACTAA
- the hirip3 gene encoding HIRA-interacting protein 3: protein MVSEKVTKSIRRFVRGQLRDEPDLSTLTLGILKKRYLALVQCESLSPEVKNIMKQVVAEELMKMQDKDESGSDLETTKPPNKRKREEENDEGMSGREDESEAKKSRRQLSSSSESEDKENRKTGSEESEEEEQMKSESEDEKQQVKKSQKKTNGNSKQQIQNSEDSDEEVNESEKKGSESESDDSPEEKVIRKEKDTKNREARSSDTSQRKKTPQSDGEKETDTDSKSEKSDKINSSDSSDESEKEEKVLVEKKTNEPDSDSSSLPSLDDEQDSKKEKTQDDKKKKPAKKEKSSSHKKEDNKAVVRLKRYISLCGLRPNYKKLLDGCPSTRSQVAVLKKELEDLGVQGQPSIKKCKKVRMMREQAQELAELDVSNIIATKGRPKRRAASAWDKQPDPPSSTYLRTLNSGSDSDEENNTNRGRKRTTDWSNLQGIISDDADSN, encoded by the exons ATGGTGTCAGAGAAAGTGACAAAAAGTATCCGCAGGTTTGTGCGTGGTCAGCTCCGGGATGAGCCAGACCTCAG CACACTGACCTTAGGAATCCTAAAAAAGCGATATCTGGCACTTGTGCAATGTGAATCACTAAGTCCAGAGGTGAAAAATATCATGAAACAGGTGGTTGCAGAGGAACTGATGAAAATGCAG GACAAAGATGAAAGTGGAAGTGATTTGGAGACCACAAAGCCCCCAAACaaaaggaagagagaagaggaaaatgaCGAGGGGATGAGTGGGAGAGAAGATGAATCCGAGGCAAAGAAATCCCGTCGCCAGTTAAGCTCATCATCAG aatcagaGGACAAAGAGAACCgcaaaacaggaagtgaagagAGTGAGGAGGAAGAGCAAATGAAATCTGAATCTGAGGATGAAAAGCAACAGGtgaaaaaatcacagaaaaaaacaaatggaaacagTAAACAGCAGATACAGAACAGTGAAGACTCAGATGAGGAAGTGAAtgagtcagaaaaaaagggaagtgaAAGTGAATCTGATGACAGTCCAGAAGAAAAGGTGATTAGGAAagaaaaagatacaaagaatCGAGAGGCAAGAAGCAGTGATACaagtcaaagaaagaaaacaccacaGAGTGATGGAGAGAAGGAAACCGACACAGATAGCAAGTCAGAAAAAAGCGACAAAATCAACAGCAGCGACTCCTCAGATGAGAGTGAAAAAG AAGAAAAAGTCTTAGTTGAAAAGAAAACTAACGAACCAGATTCAGATTCATCGTCGCTCCCCTCATTGGACGATGAACAggacagtaaaaaagaaaaaacacaagatgataaaaagaagaaacccgcaaaaaaagagaagagctCCAGTCATAAAAAG GAAGACAACAAAGCAGTTGTGAGGCTGAAGCGCTACATTTCTCTCTGTGGTCTGAGGCCGAATTACAAGAAGCTCCTGGACGGCTGTCCCTCGACTCGGTCTCAGGTGGCTGTTCTGAAGAAGGAGCTTGAAGACCTTGGTGTCCAGG GTCAGCCATCTattaagaaatgtaaaaagGTCAGAATGATGAGAGAGCAAGCTCAGGAACTAGCTGAGCTTGACGTCAGCAACATCATTGCCACAAAAG GTCGGCCGAAACGCAGAGCAGCCTCAGCGTGGGATAAACAACCCGACCCTCCGTCCTCCACGTACCTGCGTACTCTGAACTCCGGCTCTGATAGTGACGAGGAGAACAATACAAACAGGGGGCGCAAAAGAACAACAGACTGGTCCAACCTGCAGGGGATCATCAGTGATGATGCTGACAGCAACTGA
- the antkmt gene encoding adenine nucleotide translocase lysine N-methyltransferase has product MDDDAPDEVFAELRARPLGGWAVAQIAAGTGLAIYAMWAGVLQPGFRKVPLRLQVPYIPASKAQVDNVMTLLRGRKGGLVDLGSGDGRIILEAHRQGFSPAVGYELNPWLVRLARFHAWRAGHRGKVSYRREDLWKVDLTECKNITVFLAPSVLSLLQQKLQAELADDAVVVAGRFPFPDWTPCRIEGQGVDRAWAYSMQAQRQNTMKNDKLTVSDSDPNSGLTKEKGST; this is encoded by the exons ATGGATGACGATGCACCAGATGAGGTCTTCGCTGAGCTCAGGGCCAGGCCCCTCGGAGGATGGGCGGTTGCTCAGATAGCTGCTGGCACTGGGCTCGCTATATATGCCATGTGGGCAGGAGTCCTCCAGCCAGGCTTCCGAAAAGTCCCCTTGAGGCTGCAG GTCCCGTATATTCCTGCCAGCAAAGCTCAAGTAGATAATGTGATGACATTGCTTAGAGGTCGAAAGGGAGGCCTTGTGGATTTGGGATCTGGTGATGGCCGCATT ATCTTGGAAGCCCATCGGCAGGGTTTCTCGCCTGCAGTTGGTTATGAGCTCAACCCCTGGCTGGTTCGCCTGGCTCGCTTTCATGCCTGGAGAGCAGGGCATCGTGGAAAAGTGTCGTACAGACGCGAAGATCTCTGGAAG GTCGACTTGACAGAATGCAAGAAtataacagtgtttttggctCCTAGTGTG ctttcaTTATTGCAGCAGAAGTTGCAGGCTGAGCTTGCCGACGATGCCGTAGTGGTCGCTGGTCGTTTTCCCTTCCCTGACTGGACACCTTGCAGGATTGAGGGACAGGGTGTGGACAGAGCCTGGGCTTACAGCATGCAAGCACAAAGACAGAACaccatgaaaaatgacaagctCACAGTTTCAGATAGTGACCCCAACAGTGGACTAACCAAGGAGAAAGGATCCACTTGA